AAGTCGGCAATCGTCGTCGGTTCCGCAAATTTCTCGTTCCAGGGGCAGACGCTGTTGCAGATGTCGCAGCCGAACGCCCACTCCGCCCACCGTCCATCGAGCTCGGGGGGCGGATCGGGCTTGTACTCGATGCTCAGGTACGAGAGGCAGCGTGTGGCGTCGAGGACGCGCGGGGCCACGATCGCCTCGGTGGGACAGGCATCGAGGCAGCGGGTGCAGCTGCCACAGCGATCGGTGTCGACCGCAGCGTCCGCGGGAATGACCAGATCGGTGAAGACCGAGCCGATGAAGGTCCACGAGCCGAGCCGCGGGTTGATGAGCATGGTGTTCTTGCCGATCCAGCCGAGGCCGGCGCGTTCGGCCAGTTCACGCTCGGGGACCGGTCCGTCATCGACCCACGCACTGGTGAAGCTGGCCCCGCGACTGATCAGCCACTCCTTCAGCGCCAACAAGCGGCCGAGCGTCACCAGGTGATAGTCGGTGCCGCGCGCGTAGGACGCCACCTTGAAGGCATCGCCCGGCTGCGGCTGTTCGTCGGGGGCCGCGGCGTAGTTGTCGAGCACCATCACCGCGGTGCGCGCCTCGGGGTGAATCGTCGCCGGCTGCTTCCGCTTCTTCGCCTGCCGATGGAGATAGCGCATGGTGCCGGCACGGCCGCTGGCAAGCCACGCATCGAGAGCATCGGCGCGGCGGCTCGGCTCCAGCGACGCCACGCCGCACGCGACGAAGCCGAGACGCGCCGCCTCGGCCTGCACCTCGGCAAGCGTGGGAGGCGTCACCGACGCCCCGGTACTCGCGCGGCGTATTCCGCCGTTTCGCCGGTGATGAGGCGGGCACCAGGCGCATAGCGCACGTACGACCACATCCATTCCAGCAACACCATCACCCGGTTGCGGAACGAGACGAGGAAGAAGATGTGCACGAAGGCCCACACCATCCACGCCGTCACGCCGGCGAAGGTGAGCTTGCCGAGATCGGCGACGGCATGACCGCGGCCGATCACAGCGAGTTGCCCCTTGTCCCAGTAGGAGAAGGGGATGCGCGCCTTGCCGGCGAGATCGTGCTTGATCGCGGCGGCGGCGTACTGCCCCATCTGGATCGCCACCGGACAGACGCCGGGGAGCGGGCCGCTCTGCCCCGCCTGATGCAGGAACGCGGCGGCATCACCCAGCACGAAGAGCTCCGGATGGCCGGGCACCGTACAGTCCGGCTCGACGAGGGCGCGTCCCTGGCTGTCGAGCGGCCCACCGAGGGTCTTGAGCAACGGCGAGGCCTGATTGCCGGCGGCCCAGACCACGGTCGTCGTCGGGATCACCCAGCCGGCGGCCTCGACGGAGGCGGCGGTGATGCCGGTCACCAGCGTGTTCTCGCGCACTTCGACGCCGAGTGCCCGGAGGTCGGCCTTGGCGCGTGCCGAGAGCGCGGGGGGATAGGAGGGCAACAGACGCGGTCCGCCCTCGACCAGCATCACCGTGGCCTCGCGTGGATCGATATGCCGGAAGTCGCGCGAGAGTGCAAAGCGGCGAATCTCGGCGATCGCCCCGGCCATCTCGACGCCCGTTGGCCCGCCGCCGATCACCACGAAGGTCAGGTACTGGTGGCGCTTGGCGGGATCGGGCTCGCGCTCGGCACGCTCGAAGGCGATCAGGATCCGCCGTCGGATGTCGAGTGCGTCCTCGACGCTCTTGAGTCCCGGGGCAAAGCGCTCCCACTCGGTGTGGCCGAAGTAGGAGTGGCGGGCGCCCGTGGCCACCACGCAGTAGTCGTACGCCAGCTGCGTCCCGACATCGAGGTGCACGACGCGCGCGTCAGCGTCGACGCGGGTGACCTCGGCGAGCAGCACCTCGACATTGGCCTGGTTGCGGAGGATCGAGCGGATCGGGGCGGCAATGTCCTTGGGTGAGAGCGCCGCCGCCGCGACCTGATAGAGCATCGGCTGGAAGAGGTGGTGATTCCGCCGATCGACCAGCGTCACCTGCACGTCGGCGCGCGCGAGCCCCCGGGCCAGATACAGCCCGGCAAAGCCGCCGCCGATCACGACGACATGCGGACGCGCGGTGGTCTCAGGCATCAACAGCCCATCGTCTCCCGACGCCACCGGGCGAAGCGCACCACGTCTTCCGCTGGGGGTACCGCCGACTCGTCTCCATAGGCGGTGTACATCCGCCAACGGAGATAGGTCCCATCGGGGACGGGGAGGAAGGGGGCCTGCCGCCACCACTCGCGGCGCCGGAAGGCCCACCCGGTCCGCAGGAGGTCGATCGCGGTGCGCGGCGAGGTCAGCGCGCGGACGGTCAGCGCCCCGAACAGCGCGGACCAGGAACCGCGATACCGGGGGTCGGGGGCGTGAGGCTCGGCCATGCCCGGAATATACCGGCGCGGCGGGTCGGAGATCGACCCGAGGGGCCTATATTGCAGACCAATGACCATGGCCGCCCCCCTCTCGCACCCCCTGGTGAGCTGGCGCTCCGAATTCCCGATTCTCGAGCGGACCACCTACCTCAATTCCTGCTCGCTCGGGGCGCTCTCACGCGCCTCCCGCCGCCGGATCGAGGCCCATCTGGACCAGTGGGAACTCCGCGGCGCCGCCAACTGGTACGAGACCTGGTGGGGCGACCTCGCGGAACTCCGCGGCCGGCTGGCGACCCTGATCGGCGCGAGCTCCGGTGAGATCGCCCTGCACCCCTCGATGTCGAGCATCCTTGGCGTGGTCGCCTCGGCGCTCGACACCAGCACCAGGCGGCGCGTCGTGACCACCGCCCTCGACTTTCCGACGGTGCCCTATCAGTGGCTCCCCAGGGACGTCGACCTCGTGATCCTCGAGAGCCCCGACGGGATCTCGGTGCCGGTGGAAGCCTTCGAGGCAGCGGTCAACGACCAGACCGCGCTGGTGATCACGTCGCACGTCTATTTCACCAGCGGCGCCATCCAGGACATCGCGGCCATCGCCGAGGTCGCGGCGCGGCATGGCGCGCTGTCGTTCATCGACGGCTACCATGGCGTGGGGCAGCTGCCACTCGATGTGCGAGCCGCCGGCGTGGACTTCTATGCCTCGGGTGGGCTCAAGTGGATGCTCGGTGGCACGGGGATCACCTTCCTCTACGCCCGCGCCGAGACGACCCACGACCTCGCACCACTGGCCAGCGGCTGGTTTGCGCACCGTGATCAGTTCGCCTTCGATCCGCGCCACTTCACGCCGCACGACGATGCCCGCCGCTTCGAAACGGGAACGCCGCCGCTATTGCCGGTGGTCACCCAGCTCGGTGGTCTCGACGTGCTTGAGGCCGCCGGTCCCGGGGCCATCCGGGCGGTGACGTCCGCACTGACCGAAGACCTGATCGACGCGGCACGCGCGATGGGACTCGCTCCCAAGGTCGCGGCGACCGCCGCACGGCGCAGCGGGATCGTCATGCTGCCGAGCGAGGAGCCGCGGCGGGATGTGGCACGGCTGGCTGATGCCGGCTTCATCGTGGATGCGCGGCCGGGCCATGTCCGTGTCTCCCCGTACTTCTACAACGTCGCCGATGACCATCGCGCGATGCTGGAGGCGTTCCGGAATGTCTGAGAGCCAAGCCACGAGCCATCCCAAGCAGCTGCTCGACCCGAAGGGCCCGCGCAAGCCGACGCAGGACGAGAACCTCCTCAACATCCCGCTCGACGAGGCGACCCTCAAGATCCGGCGCTCCTCCGACTCGTGGCGGGTGCTGCGCATTCTCGGCGAGTTCGTCTGGGGCTTCGAGAACCTCCAGTCGGTGGCGGGCGGCGTCTCGATCTTCGGCTCGGCGCGGACCAAGCCCGATCATCCGATGTATCTCGCCGCCGAAGAAACGGCGCGACTCTTCGCCAAGGCCGGCGTCCCGGTGATCACCGGCGGCGGTCCCGGCATCATGGAGGCCGCCAACAAGGGCGCCTTCGAGGCGGAGGGGATCTCGATCGGATGCAACATCGAGCTTCCGCACGAACAGCGCGTCAACCCGTACCTCACCTCGTCGCTCGACTTCAAGTTCTTCTTCGTCCGCAAGACGATGTTCGTCAAGTATGCCATCGGCTTCGTCGTCTTCCCGGGCGGCTTCGGCACGCTCGACGAGCTGTTCGAGTCGCTGACGCTCATCCAGACCGGCAAGGTCACCGACTTCCCGGTGGTGCTCTTCGGCACGGAGTATTGGCGCGGGATGGTGGACTGGATCCATCAGCGGATGGTGGACGATGGCTACATCTCGACCCCGGAGCTTCGCCTCTTCACCGTCACCGACGACCCGCAGGTGGTGGTGAAGACGATCATGGATGCGCGCGACCGGCTCGGCATCACGGCGGTGGAGTTCTGAACACCGAGGAGCAGGCCATCGCGACCCGCCGCTCGAATTCCTGGGCGGCGCTTGCGCTCTTGGCGGTGATCAACCTGCTCAACTATCTCGACCGCAACGTGATCTTCGCGTTGTTCGAGCCGATCAAGCGCGACCTCATGCTCACCGACACCCAGCTCGGCTGGCTCGGGTCGGCGTACATCCTTGTCTTCTCGATCGCCGCGCTGCCGCTGGGCGTGCTCAGCGACCTGCGCAGTCGGAAGACCGTCATCGCCGGCGGCGTGGCCGTCTGGAGCGCCTTCACCGCCCTCGGCGGCCTGGTGCGATCGTTCTGGCAGCTCTTCATCTGTCGCGCTGCCGTCGGCATCGGCGAGGCGGCGTTCGGGCCGGCAGCGTCCTCGATGGTCGCCGACTACTTCCCCGGAAAGAAGCGGCCCGTCGCGATGGCGATTCTCTCCGCCGGGATCCCGGTGGGCGGCGTCCTCGGCCTGCTGCTCGGCGGCTGGCTCGAGAGCATCTACGGCTGGCGCGTCGCCTTCATGGCCGTCGGGCTCCCGGGTTTCCTCTGTGCGGTGTTGGTGACGCGGCTGGTCGACCCGACCCGGACCGAGATGCCGATGACGTTCCGGTCGTTCATGGCGGAGCTCGAGATCGGCGTGCGCGGCTTCATCCGGCAGTTCCTCGCGCTGATCGTGCTCACCACCGCCGGACTCATCGCCGCGTGGATCCTCACGATCCGCTACGGCGCCGACTCCAAGGCCGACGCCGCGGTGCTGGCCGGCGCGGTGGCGATCGGCCTCGCGCTGACGATCTACCGCTGGGTGCGCCTGGTGCGCAGCGACCGCCGCGAGGAGACGCCGTTCACGCCCGAACTCGAGAGCGCGGTCGACGACCTCGTCCACGCCGGGCGATTGGTGCTGGCCACCCCCACGCTGGTCTACGTCTTCCTGGCAGGAGCGGCGATTTCCTTCGGGATGAACGGGATTGTCGGCTGGGGACCCACCTACATGACGCGGACGTTCACGCTGACGTCGGCGGAAGGCGCGGCGCTGCTGGGGAAGTGGGGCCTCCTCTCCGGCACGCTCGGGGCGTTGGCGGGCGGCTTCATCGCGGAATACCTGTCGAAGTTCACCAACCGGGCGCGGGTGATCACCGTCTCGCTCGGCCTGGTGATCGGCGGGCCGCTGGCGATCTGGCTGATGACGGTCCGCGACCTCGACACCTTCATTCCGATCTTCGTGGTCGCCTTTTTCTGCCTCTCGTGGTACAACGGACCGATGGCCGCAGTCATCTTTGATGTCGTGCCGGCCCGGATCGGCGCCACCGTGATCGGTGCCTATCTCCTGTTCATCCATCTGGCGGGCGACGCGATTGCGTTGCCGCTGATCGGAGCCCTGTCGGATCGTTTTGGCCTGGACCGCGCCGTGCTGTTGCTCCCGACGGTTGCGTTGATCGGTGGTGTGGTGATGCTGGGAGCCCTCCGCACGGTGACCCGCGACATGCAGCGGGTGGCGGGTGCGGATTGACCCACGGCCTGGAGTTCTGATGTCCCCGCTTTCTGCACTTCGTGGTTACGACCTGCTCCGCGACCCGCACCTCAATCGCGGCAGCGCCTTCACGCTCGACGAGCGCGACACCTATGGTTTGCATGGCCTGCTGCCGGCGCGCGTCTTCACGCTCGAGGAGCAGGTTCAGCGAACGCTGCTCAACCTGCGCCGCACCGCGACGCCGCTCGGCCGGTACATCACGTTGGCCCGGCTCATGGATCGCAACCAGACGGTGTACTACCGTGCGCTGATC
The DNA window shown above is from Gemmatimonadota bacterium and carries:
- a CDS encoding TIGR00730 family Rossman fold protein — its product is MSESQATSHPKQLLDPKGPRKPTQDENLLNIPLDEATLKIRRSSDSWRVLRILGEFVWGFENLQSVAGGVSIFGSARTKPDHPMYLAAEETARLFAKAGVPVITGGGPGIMEAANKGAFEAEGISIGCNIELPHEQRVNPYLTSSLDFKFFFVRKTMFVKYAIGFVVFPGGFGTLDELFESLTLIQTGKVTDFPVVLFGTEYWRGMVDWIHQRMVDDGYISTPELRLFTVTDDPQVVVKTIMDARDRLGITAVEF
- a CDS encoding MFS transporter, with protein sequence MINLLNYLDRNVIFALFEPIKRDLMLTDTQLGWLGSAYILVFSIAALPLGVLSDLRSRKTVIAGGVAVWSAFTALGGLVRSFWQLFICRAAVGIGEAAFGPAASSMVADYFPGKKRPVAMAILSAGIPVGGVLGLLLGGWLESIYGWRVAFMAVGLPGFLCAVLVTRLVDPTRTEMPMTFRSFMAELEIGVRGFIRQFLALIVLTTAGLIAAWILTIRYGADSKADAAVLAGAVAIGLALTIYRWVRLVRSDRREETPFTPELESAVDDLVHAGRLVLATPTLVYVFLAGAAISFGMNGIVGWGPTYMTRTFTLTSAEGAALLGKWGLLSGTLGALAGGFIAEYLSKFTNRARVITVSLGLVIGGPLAIWLMTVRDLDTFIPIFVVAFFCLSWYNGPMAAVIFDVVPARIGATVIGAYLLFIHLAGDAIALPLIGALSDRFGLDRAVLLLPTVALIGGVVMLGALRTVTRDMQRVAGAD
- the queG gene encoding tRNA epoxyqueuosine(34) reductase QueG; translation: MTPPTLAEVQAEAARLGFVACGVASLEPSRRADALDAWLASGRAGTMRYLHRQAKKRKQPATIHPEARTAVMVLDNYAAAPDEQPQPGDAFKVASYARGTDYHLVTLGRLLALKEWLISRGASFTSAWVDDGPVPERELAERAGLGWIGKNTMLINPRLGSWTFIGSVFTDLVIPADAAVDTDRCGSCTRCLDACPTEAIVAPRVLDATRCLSYLSIEYKPDPPPELDGRWAEWAFGCDICNSVCPWNEKFAEPTTIADFRRRPHPDRRDPAAFDALDDAEFTRRYADSPLARPGLVRMRRNVRHATAGRQDAES
- a CDS encoding NAD(P)/FAD-dependent oxidoreductase, whose protein sequence is MPETTARPHVVVIGGGFAGLYLARGLARADVQVTLVDRRNHHLFQPMLYQVAAAALSPKDIAAPIRSILRNQANVEVLLAEVTRVDADARVVHLDVGTQLAYDYCVVATGARHSYFGHTEWERFAPGLKSVEDALDIRRRILIAFERAEREPDPAKRHQYLTFVVIGGGPTGVEMAGAIAEIRRFALSRDFRHIDPREATVMLVEGGPRLLPSYPPALSARAKADLRALGVEVRENTLVTGITAASVEAAGWVIPTTTVVWAAGNQASPLLKTLGGPLDSQGRALVEPDCTVPGHPELFVLGDAAAFLHQAGQSGPLPGVCPVAIQMGQYAAAAIKHDLAGKARIPFSYWDKGQLAVIGRGHAVADLGKLTFAGVTAWMVWAFVHIFFLVSFRNRVMVLLEWMWSYVRYAPGARLITGETAEYAARVPGRR
- a CDS encoding aminotransferase class V-fold PLP-dependent enzyme translates to MTMAAPLSHPLVSWRSEFPILERTTYLNSCSLGALSRASRRRIEAHLDQWELRGAANWYETWWGDLAELRGRLATLIGASSGEIALHPSMSSILGVVASALDTSTRRRVVTTALDFPTVPYQWLPRDVDLVILESPDGISVPVEAFEAAVNDQTALVITSHVYFTSGAIQDIAAIAEVAARHGALSFIDGYHGVGQLPLDVRAAGVDFYASGGLKWMLGGTGITFLYARAETTHDLAPLASGWFAHRDQFAFDPRHFTPHDDARRFETGTPPLLPVVTQLGGLDVLEAAGPGAIRAVTSALTEDLIDAARAMGLAPKVAATAARRSGIVMLPSEEPRRDVARLADAGFIVDARPGHVRVSPYFYNVADDHRAMLEAFRNV